The genomic window TAGCAGTAGCGCATCACGTAGCTGCGAGGACGCCACGATTTGATTTTCACAGTTTGAGACAATAGCGCGTATATTTCATTTGTTAAATAACAATAGTTCAATGTGTGAATCTTTTTTTGGGATTAAGCTAGGTCGTGTGCAGCTCGTCTTTACAGTGAAAGGCCTCGTTAAGACATGATTCCGATACGCACTGTAATATTGCTCTTGAGTAAATTGGGTGTGCCCAAAGTACGTACTGGATTCGTATGCCTTTCTGAAACTGATTTATTTTTGGTGAGGTTACGCGAATAACGGTAAATAATTTCAATcaagtacaaagagtgaagcAAATAGCAGATTTAGAACAGGTATCGAAGGACAGCAGAATAATAGTTGGAAGCAAAGTCAGGAAGGAGGCAGATTATAAAGAGGGGTGGAAAGAAAGAAGCAGGTCTGTGATGGAAGGAAGGGAGGTAAGGAAGGTAGAAAAGAAGGCTTGAGTATAGGTAGAAAAGATGTAAGGTGAATGAGTAATAAGCAGGTCTGAAGGAAGGTAGGTGTCAGCAAAGGAAAGACTGAAATATGAATGCCAGAATATAAAGGAACTGAGAGAAGAATAGAGGTGAAGTATTTGATTCTCGTTTTACGTAATACTataatcaaaatatttttttttcaataaatgtcAAATCAATTACTTTATCAGTAAATTTACCTTCTGTTTCTCTTGATTCTCGTTTTACGTAATACTataatcaaaatatttttttttcaataaatgtcAAATCAATTACTTTATCAGTAAATTTACCTTCTGTTTCTCATGTTGTAAACTGTGGCCTTTTGTGTAGAAATTGTTTCTCATCGCATCCATACTTGTTTTAAACATGCAGGACCACGACTGTAATGAACCCGAGCAGCTCAGAAAGCTCTTTATTGGTGGCCTGAGCTTTGAAACTACAGAGGAGAGTTTACGGGCTCACTTTGAGCAATGGGGGACACTTACAGACTGTGTGGTATGTTTTTAAGTGTTGCTATGTGGAACTGTTTTAATTACCATAAGAAGGACACAAAAATAATCCAGTTTTTAATTCATTTCTATGGACAGTAGCAATAACACAACTGTGATGTTTAGGTGATGAGAGATCCTGGCACCAAGCGGTCAAGAGGCTTTGGCTTCGTGACATACTCCTCCATGCTGGAGGTTGACGAAGCCATGAAAGCAAGGCCTCACAAAGTCGACGGCCGGGTCGTTGAGCCCAAGAGGGCCGTGTCCAGAGAGGTACCAGAACTGCATGGCGGACGTACGTGTGCTTGGAGCTTTCTTTGTGATCATCGCACTTGCTTCAGGACTCCAATAGACCAGGCGCTCATCTGACGGTGAAGAAGATCTTTGTGGGCGGTATCAAGGAGGACACAGAGGAGTACCACATCCAAGACTATTTTAAGAAATATGGCAAGATCGAGTCGATCGACATCTTGCAGGAACGCCCCTCGGGCAAGAAAAGAGGCTTCTGCTTCGTCACCTTTGACGATCACGACACCGTCGATAAAATTGTCGGTAGGTGACAATTTGCTACTCGTCACATTTTTGAAGAGATGTTTTCAGTGTTTCAATCCTGCAATTTGCCCTCCTGAAGCTCAGAAATATCACACCATCAATTCACACAACTGTGAAGTCAGGAAAGCGCTCTCAAAGCAAGAAATGAACGTGATGTCGAATAACAGGGGTAAGCGTACGTGCCACTAAATAATACATATTTGATTTACTGTACGCTAATTTTTGTTGGACCATTGTCTTTGTTTCAGGGAGGAGTGGAGGCTCCGGTAACTACATGGGTAGAAGTAATAATTTTGGTGGTGGAGGCAACTATGGTCGAGGTGCTTACCACTGTTATTGTTTTGGCTTGAACAACACAAAGGCCGATATGTGAGCTTTTGTGGGAACAATAAAGGACACaaacaaaatgcaaattttCATGAATGCAGAACCGCTAATATAACAATCCCCTCTTTTGTTTCTTAGACAGCTACGGTGGAGGACGGGGTGATTATGATGATTATGATGGTGAGTAGTTTCACGTTCTGGTTTTGTCTTGAACAGACTTTGATTATCCTGTTGCATTTGGCCC from Syngnathus scovelli strain Florida chromosome 8, RoL_Ssco_1.2, whole genome shotgun sequence includes these protein-coding regions:
- the hnrnpa3 gene encoding heterogeneous nuclear ribonucleoprotein A3 isoform X7, translating into MEGREDHDCNEPEQLRKLFIGGLSFETTEESLRAHFEQWGTLTDCVVMRDPGTKRSRGFGFVTYSSMLEVDEAMKARPHKVDGRVVEPKRAVSREDSNRPGAHLTVKKIFVGGIKEDTEEYHIQDYFKKYGKIESIDILQERPSGKKRGFCFVTFDDHDTVDKIVAQKYHTINSHNCEVRKALSKQEMNVMSNNRGRSGGSGNYMGRSNNFGGGGNYGRDSYGGGRGDYDDYDGPGGNYGGGGYGGRGNYGGGGPSYNQGGGFGGGCDGYRGNGGGYGGGGSYNDCGNYGGHQSNYGPMKGNNFGGRNSGGPYGGGYSGGGGYSRRF
- the hnrnpa3 gene encoding heterogeneous nuclear ribonucleoprotein A3 isoform X2, translating into MEPCRSLIGTRSTTCSTTTDHDCNEPEQLRKLFIGGLSFETTEESLRAHFEQWGTLTDCVVMRDPGTKRSRGFGFVTYSSMLEVDEAMKARPHKVDGRVVEPKRAVSREDSNRPGAHLTVKKIFVGGIKEDTEEYHIQDYFKKYGKIESIDILQERPSGKKRGFCFVTFDDHDTVDKIVAQKYHTINSHNCEVRKALSKQEMNVMSNNRGRSGGSGNYMGRSNNFGGGGNYGRDSYGGGRGDYDDYDGPGGNYGGGGYGGRGNYGGGGPSYNQGGGFGGGCDGYRGNGGGYGGGGSYNDCGNYGGHQSNYGPMKGNNFGGRNSGGPYGDVERGGKSVKMQ
- the hnrnpa3 gene encoding heterogeneous nuclear ribonucleoprotein A3 isoform X8, with protein sequence MQDHDCNEPEQLRKLFIGGLSFETTEESLRAHFEQWGTLTDCVVMRDPGTKRSRGFGFVTYSSMLEVDEAMKARPHKVDGRVVEPKRAVSREDSNRPGAHLTVKKIFVGGIKEDTEEYHIQDYFKKYGKIESIDILQERPSGKKRGFCFVTFDDHDTVDKIVAQKYHTINSHNCEVRKALSKQEMNVMSNNRGRSGGSGNYMGRSNNFGGGGNYGRDSYGGGRGDYDDYDGPGGNYGGGGYGGRGNYGGGGPSYNQGGGFGGGCDGYRGNGGGYGGGGSYNDCGNYGGHQSNYGPMKGNNFGGRNSGGPYGGGYSGGGGYSRRF
- the hnrnpa3 gene encoding heterogeneous nuclear ribonucleoprotein A3 isoform X3; its protein translation is MRGYRLRVLSPDVLMEPCRSLIGTRSTTCSTTTDHDCNEPEQLRKLFIGGLSFETTEESLRAHFEQWGTLTDCVVMRDPGTKRSRGFGFVTYSSMLEVDEAMKARPHKVDGRVVEPKRAVSREDSNRPGAHLTVKKIFVGGIKEDTEEYHIQDYFKKYGKIESIDILQERPSGKKRGFCFVTFDDHDTVDKIVAQKYHTINSHNCEVRKALSKQEMNVMSNNRGRSGGSGNYMGRSNNFGGGGNYGRDSYGGGRGDYDDYDGPGGNYGGGGYGGRGNYGGGGPSYNQGGGFGGGCDGYRGNGGGYGGGGSYNDCGNYGGHQSNYGPMKGNNFGGRNSGGPYGGGYSGGGGYSRRF
- the hnrnpa3 gene encoding heterogeneous nuclear ribonucleoprotein A3 isoform X9, with translation MEPCRSLIGTRSTTCSTTTDHDCNEPEQLRKLFIGGLSFETTEESLRAHFEQWGTLTDCVVMRDPGTKRSRGFGFVTYSSMLEVDEAMKARPHKVDGRVVEPKRAVSREDSNRPGAHLTVKKIFVGGIKEDTEEYHIQDYFKKYGKIESIDILQERPSGKKRGFCFVTFDDHDTVDKIVAQKYHTINSHNCEVRKALSKQEMNVMSNNRGRSGGSGNYMGRSNNFGGGGNYGRDSYGGGRGDYDDYDGYGGGGSYNDCGNYGGHQSNYGPMKGNNFGGRNSGGPYGGGYSGGGGYSRRF
- the hnrnpa3 gene encoding heterogeneous nuclear ribonucleoprotein A3 isoform X1: MEPCRSLIGTRSTTCSTTTDHDCNEPEQLRKLFIGGLSFETTEESLRAHFEQWGTLTDCVVMRDPGTKRSRGFGFVTYSSMLEVDEAMKARPHKVDGRVVEPKRAVSREDSNRPGAHLTVKKIFVGGIKEDTEEYHIQDYFKKYGKIESIDILQERPSGKKRGFCFVTFDDHDTVDKIVAQKYHTINSHNCEVRKALSKQEMNVMSNNRGRSGGSGNYMGRSNNFGGGGNYGRDSYGGGRGDYDDYDGPGGNYGGGGYGGRGNYGGGGPSYNQGGGFGGGCDGYRGNGGGYGGGGSYNDCGNYGGHQSNYGPMKGNNFGGRNSGGPYGGGYSGGGGYSRRF
- the hnrnpa3 gene encoding heterogeneous nuclear ribonucleoprotein A3 isoform X6; this encodes MDIKMEDHDCNEPEQLRKLFIGGLSFETTEESLRAHFEQWGTLTDCVVMRDPGTKRSRGFGFVTYSSMLEVDEAMKARPHKVDGRVVEPKRAVSREDSNRPGAHLTVKKIFVGGIKEDTEEYHIQDYFKKYGKIESIDILQERPSGKKRGFCFVTFDDHDTVDKIVAQKYHTINSHNCEVRKALSKQEMNVMSNNRGRSGGSGNYMGRSNNFGGGGNYGRDSYGGGRGDYDDYDGPGGNYGGGGYGGRGNYGGGGPSYNQGGGFGGGCDGYRGNGGGYGGGGSYNDCGNYGGHQSNYGPMKGNNFGGRNSGGPYGGGYSGGGGYSRRF
- the hnrnpa3 gene encoding heterogeneous nuclear ribonucleoprotein A3 isoform X10, encoding MEPCRSLIGTRSTTCSTTTDHDCNEPEQLRKLFIGGLSFETTEESLRAHFEQWGTLTDCVVMRDPGTKRSRGFGFVTYSSMLEVDEAMKARPHKVDGRVVEPKRAVSREDSNRPGAHLTVKKIFVGGIKEDTEEYHIQDYFKKYGKIESIDILQERPSGKKRGFCFVTFDDHDTVDKIVAQKYHTINSHNCEVRKALSKQEMNVMSNNRGRSGGSGNYMGRSNNFGGGGNYGRDSYGGGRGDYDDYDGYGGGGSYNDCGNYGGHQSNYGPMKGNNFGGRNSGGPYGDVERGGKSVKMQ
- the hnrnpa3 gene encoding heterogeneous nuclear ribonucleoprotein A3 isoform X5, with protein sequence MPEYKGTERRIEDHDCNEPEQLRKLFIGGLSFETTEESLRAHFEQWGTLTDCVVMRDPGTKRSRGFGFVTYSSMLEVDEAMKARPHKVDGRVVEPKRAVSREDSNRPGAHLTVKKIFVGGIKEDTEEYHIQDYFKKYGKIESIDILQERPSGKKRGFCFVTFDDHDTVDKIVAQKYHTINSHNCEVRKALSKQEMNVMSNNRGRSGGSGNYMGRSNNFGGGGNYGRDSYGGGRGDYDDYDGPGGNYGGGGYGGRGNYGGGGPSYNQGGGFGGGCDGYRGNGGGYGGGGSYNDCGNYGGHQSNYGPMKGNNFGGRNSGGPYGGGYSGGGGYSRRF
- the hnrnpa3 gene encoding heterogeneous nuclear ribonucleoprotein A3 isoform X4; this encodes MIPIRTVILLLSKLGVPKDHDCNEPEQLRKLFIGGLSFETTEESLRAHFEQWGTLTDCVVMRDPGTKRSRGFGFVTYSSMLEVDEAMKARPHKVDGRVVEPKRAVSREDSNRPGAHLTVKKIFVGGIKEDTEEYHIQDYFKKYGKIESIDILQERPSGKKRGFCFVTFDDHDTVDKIVAQKYHTINSHNCEVRKALSKQEMNVMSNNRGRSGGSGNYMGRSNNFGGGGNYGRDSYGGGRGDYDDYDGPGGNYGGGGYGGRGNYGGGGPSYNQGGGFGGGCDGYRGNGGGYGGGGSYNDCGNYGGHQSNYGPMKGNNFGGRNSGGPYGGGYSGGGGYSRRF